GGTTGGCCGAGAGCAGGAGCCGATCGCCGGGGACCCCGACGACCCGCTTGACGAGACGCTCTCCCGTCTCCGGCGACGTGAACACGACGACGTCTCCCCGACGGGGCTCCGCCCACTCGGCGAGATGACGGTGGGTGAACGGAACCTTGAGGTCATAGGCCCGCCGGTCGACAAAGACCCGATCCCCTTCGAGAATCGTCGGCTTCATCGAACCCGTCGGCACGTCGTTCCAGTCGGCCACGGCCGAGCGGAATGCCGAGAGGAACATCACCATCGCGAGGAGTGGCCGAATCCACTCACGCCACAGTGCGGCCAGGCGACTCGTTGGCCGATCTGGCACTGATTCGGGAGGTGTCACGAGGGAAACCGCGTCGTTTTCGCTCACGTCCCGCCTAGAATGCAATCTCAATGCCTCCCGTCGAGCACTTCAAGATCGCCTTCATCGGCACGCATGGCGTCGGCAAGACGACGCTCTGCTACGGCCTCGCCGCTCGCCTGAAAGCGCGCGACATCTCGCTGGAGATCGTCCACGAGGTCGCCCGCCGTTGCCCCCTTCCCATCAACGAGGCGACCACCGTCGCCGCCCAGGCCTGGATCCTCCACACGCAGATCGCCGAAGAGCTCGTTGCGGCGGCGCGCTATCCGGTCGTGCTGTGCGACCGAAGCGTGCTCGACAACTACGTCTACCTCCTCCTCGCCGCCGGGCGCCAGCAGGGACTCGATGATCTCGTCTCGCACTGGCTGTCGAGTTACGACCTTCTGGTCCACGTGCCGATTGTCGAGGACCCCTCGCCGGACGGCATCCGCGCCTCGGATCCCGCCTTCCAGGAGGCGGTCGAACGTCGGCTGGATCAGGAGTTGGCCTCCCGTTCTCTGCCCGTCCTGGCGCTCGATCCGAGCGACCGCGACGGCTGGCTCGCTCACGCCGAAGCCGAAGTCTTCGCGCGCCTCGCTTCGCCCCAGCTCGAGCTTCTCTGACTTCCGCGATCAACCGGTCGCGGATTCTCCCTTGGCCGGGCGAGCTCGCGACGGAACCTCGCCCACGGGTGTCGCGGCGCGCAGCACCCCGAGCGCGGGATCTCCGGGGTAGATCACCCGCTCGAGAAAGAGGCCCGAAGGCGGTGCCGTCCACTCGGCCGGGTTGAGTGTCGCCGTCCGCGCGTCGTCGGCGAGCAGCGCGGCGAGGGTTCCCGGCGGCAGGTTGCCCGCCGCGACGCGAACCAACGTC
This genomic window from Holophagales bacterium contains:
- a CDS encoding ATP-binding protein, yielding MPPVEHFKIAFIGTHGVGKTTLCYGLAARLKARDISLEIVHEVARRCPLPINEATTVAAQAWILHTQIAEELVAAARYPVVLCDRSVLDNYVYLLLAAGRQQGLDDLVSHWLSSYDLLVHVPIVEDPSPDGIRASDPAFQEAVERRLDQELASRSLPVLALDPSDRDGWLAHAEAEVFARLASPQLELL